The Granulicella arctica genome segment CACTACCAAATTTACAAACCGATATATCGAACTGTTGCAAGATGATGATGCCGCTCCGAACAGCGTTGGTCTTCCGTATTTCGTCTCGTGTTTTTCTTTATTGGAAGATGACCTAAGCCAGTGGAGAAGCTATGGAGGCGGCGAAAACGGCTACGCGATAGGTATTAAAACCAAAGATCTATTCGGGGCATCGAATTCTCTTGTGGTGCGTGTTGTTTACGATATACAGAAGCATGCGGCTCTTGCGAATCAGATTGCAGAAGCAACAGTCAGATTTTATAAGGAAGGGTTAGAAGCAGGTATCGAGTCTTGGGACGATGTTTTTCTTGCTGCTTGGGATACTGCCCTGACGCAGCTTGCACCTATAGTAAAAGACCCAGGCTTCGAGCTTGAGAAAGAGGTAAGGCTTATTCACCAACTGCAAGCGATAGAGATTCCAGACATTCGCGTGCTCCAACGAAAAACTATGATGTCTCGTCATCTTCCAATGAGGTTTCCTATAGCAGCGCCGATTCACCGACCCCGTATTCCAATTCACCGCGTCATAGTCGGACCCAGCAGGCACAAGGAAATTTCTCGAATCAGTGTGGATACTCTCCTCAGGACGCACGGTTATCCAACAGGCTTGGTTATCTCATCCGCTAGACCTTATCAAGAAATGTGAACTGTACTGTATA includes the following:
- a CDS encoding DUF2971 domain-containing protein — its product is MEPALGTPQYYFPYVQSLLNQLDWKPDPELIVWHYTSGPGLISIIESGTIFATQVSCLNDATEIRYAASKLREALSSMLLGMEEDEPTTKFTNRYIELLQDDDAAPNSVGLPYFVSCFSLLEDDLSQWRSYGGGENGYAIGIKTKDLFGASNSLVVRVVYDIQKHAALANQIAEATVRFYKEGLEAGIESWDDVFLAAWDTALTQLAPIVKDPGFELEKEVRLIHQLQAIEIPDIRVLQRKTMMSRHLPMRFPIAAPIHRPRIPIHRVIVGPSRHKEISRISVDTLLRTHGYPTGLVISSARPYQEM